A window from Streptomyces sp. NBC_00335 encodes these proteins:
- a CDS encoding DUF3618 domain-containing protein, producing MVGYTRRGTDHDDGGSAVPEARTPAQIEADIVRRREQLAEALDEIGVRMHPKTIVGDAKAKMVSNVDHVVGRAVATVNRLVTDARDGLRHDDGAPRVERIVPVALLAAGVVGLLVMSARRKR from the coding sequence ATGGTGGGCTACACCCGCCGAGGGACCGACCACGACGACGGAGGCAGCGCGGTGCCGGAAGCCAGGACCCCCGCACAGATCGAGGCGGACATCGTCCGCCGCCGCGAGCAGCTCGCCGAGGCGCTCGACGAGATCGGGGTGCGCATGCACCCCAAGACGATCGTCGGGGACGCCAAGGCGAAGATGGTCAGCAACGTCGACCACGTCGTCGGCCGTGCGGTGGCGACCGTGAACCGCCTCGTCACCGACGCCCGCGACGGACTGCGCCACGACGACGGCGCCCCGCGCGTCGAGCGGATCGTGCCGGTCGCGCTGCTCGCGGCCGGTGTCGTCGGCCTGCTGGTGATGTCGGCGCGACGAAAGCGCTGA
- a CDS encoding GroES family chaperonin — protein MSENTTTHDKLPIRMLHDRVLVKSDSPEGERRSGGGILIPATAAVGKRLAWAEVVAVGQNVRTVEPGDRVLYDPEERAEVEVRGATYLLMRERDLHAVAAERLEGSEDSTGLYL, from the coding sequence GTGAGCGAGAACACCACCACCCACGACAAGCTGCCCATCCGCATGCTGCACGACCGCGTGCTCGTGAAATCCGATTCGCCGGAGGGTGAGCGCCGCTCGGGCGGCGGCATCCTGATTCCGGCGACGGCCGCGGTGGGCAAGCGGCTGGCCTGGGCCGAGGTGGTCGCGGTCGGGCAGAACGTACGGACCGTCGAGCCGGGGGACCGGGTGCTGTACGACCCCGAGGAGCGGGCCGAGGTGGAGGTGCGCGGGGCGACGTACCTGCTGATGCGGGAGCGGGACCTGCACGCCGTGGCCGCCGAGCGGCTGGAGGGGTCGGAAGACTCCACGGGGCTCTATCTCTAG
- a CDS encoding DMT family transporter, with translation MAWVLLLLAGLLEVGWSIGMKFTEGFTRLWPSVFTGAGIVASMVLLSYAAKTLPIGTAYGVWVGIGAAGAAVLGMAVLGEPVTAARIFFICLLLVAVVGLKATSGH, from the coding sequence ATGGCCTGGGTTCTGCTTCTTCTCGCCGGTCTGCTCGAAGTCGGCTGGTCGATCGGTATGAAGTTCACCGAGGGGTTCACGCGGCTGTGGCCGAGCGTGTTCACCGGTGCCGGCATCGTGGCGAGCATGGTGCTGCTGTCGTACGCCGCCAAGACCCTGCCGATCGGTACGGCGTACGGCGTCTGGGTCGGCATCGGTGCGGCCGGGGCGGCGGTGCTCGGTATGGCGGTGCTGGGTGAGCCCGTCACCGCCGCCCGGATCTTCTTCATCTGTCTGCTGCTGGTCGCCGTGGTGGGGCTGAAGGCGACCTCCGGTCACTGA
- a CDS encoding transglycosylase domain-containing protein, translating to MSDPSPPPGWTPRDPDTPDGQQATGAGAAPQPGPPPTAKDTKKAHKQQARAARKAKRKRTGWRRLLPTWRMLLGAFLLFALLICGALVAGYLLVHIPPANAAATAQSNVYLYTDGTQLARDGEVNRVNVPLSQIPLTVQEAVLAAEDRDFHSERAVDPAAMLRAAWNTATGKGTQSGSTITQQYVKNYYLGQEQTIKRKVKEFFIAIKLGREKSKNYILEGYLNTSYFGRNAYGIQAASQAYYGKDVGKLTTTEGAYLATLLNSPSAFDVVAHPQSRGRALARWNYVLDGMVKKGWMTPAERAAAQFPEPGKVRPAAGLSGQRGYLVEAIKEYIAANKILDDKTLAEGGYRITTTIDKTRQTAMVDAVNDKMVSKLDPGQRKADRVVRTGAVSIDPGTGKVVAMYGGIDYTKQFVNNATRHDYQVASTFKPFVFASAVQNDSHTQDGRTITPYTIYNGDNKRRVVGTRIPYAPENEGQVSYGNITVNTATDLSVNTVFAQMVVDVGTDKVKQTAIALGIPENTPNFDPGPAMALGTMQASVLDMTQAYATLAAHGRRTPHTFVEKITKGGDTIALPARDPAQAVSREAADTTTSMLVSVVDNGTGTAALAAGHPAAGKTGTAELDRSAWFAAYTPNLVTVVSMMGQDPDTGSLESLYGALGEARIGGGGYPARIWAQYTRTALADSDPVEFDLELMPGANQPPVPPPVNTDPTPSQEETPGDRPTGRPGRPTRTPSTGGQTNGGQTTGGQNTGGQTNGGQTNGGQTTGGQTTGGQTTGGQTTGGQTTGGETTGGETDGGATTGTQGGATEGLRPPADLLE from the coding sequence ATGAGCGACCCGTCACCACCGCCCGGATGGACGCCTCGCGACCCCGACACCCCCGACGGGCAGCAGGCCACCGGCGCCGGAGCGGCCCCGCAACCCGGACCACCACCCACGGCCAAGGACACGAAGAAGGCACACAAACAGCAAGCCAGAGCGGCCAGGAAGGCCAAGCGCAAGCGCACCGGCTGGCGCCGCCTCCTCCCCACCTGGCGCATGCTCCTGGGCGCGTTCCTGCTCTTCGCCCTGCTCATCTGCGGCGCCCTCGTGGCCGGCTACCTGCTGGTCCACATCCCGCCCGCCAACGCGGCAGCCACGGCACAGTCCAACGTCTACCTCTACACCGACGGCACCCAGCTCGCCCGGGACGGCGAGGTCAACCGCGTCAACGTGCCGCTCTCCCAGATCCCCCTCACCGTCCAGGAAGCCGTACTCGCCGCCGAGGACCGCGACTTCCACTCCGAACGGGCGGTGGACCCCGCCGCGATGCTGCGCGCCGCCTGGAACACCGCGACCGGCAAGGGCACCCAGTCCGGATCGACCATCACCCAGCAGTACGTCAAGAACTACTACCTGGGCCAGGAACAGACGATCAAGCGGAAGGTGAAGGAGTTCTTCATCGCGATCAAGCTCGGTCGTGAGAAGTCGAAGAACTACATCCTCGAGGGGTACCTGAACACCAGCTACTTCGGCCGCAACGCCTACGGCATCCAGGCCGCCTCCCAGGCCTACTACGGCAAGGACGTCGGCAAGCTCACCACCACCGAGGGCGCCTACCTCGCCACCCTCCTCAACTCCCCCAGTGCCTTCGACGTCGTCGCCCACCCCCAGAGCCGCGGCCGCGCCCTCGCCCGCTGGAACTACGTGCTCGACGGCATGGTCAAGAAGGGCTGGATGACCCCCGCCGAACGCGCCGCCGCCCAGTTCCCCGAGCCCGGCAAGGTCCGCCCGGCCGCCGGCCTCTCCGGACAGCGCGGTTACCTCGTCGAGGCCATCAAGGAGTACATCGCCGCGAACAAGATCCTCGACGACAAGACCCTCGCCGAGGGCGGCTACCGCATCACCACGACCATCGACAAGACCCGCCAGACCGCCATGGTCGACGCCGTCAACGACAAGATGGTCAGCAAGCTCGACCCCGGTCAGCGCAAGGCCGACCGCGTCGTGCGCACCGGAGCCGTCTCCATCGACCCGGGCACCGGCAAGGTCGTCGCCATGTACGGCGGCATCGACTACACCAAGCAGTTCGTCAACAACGCCACCCGGCACGACTACCAAGTGGCCTCCACCTTCAAGCCGTTCGTCTTCGCCTCCGCCGTGCAGAACGACTCGCACACCCAGGACGGCCGCACGATCACCCCGTACACGATCTACAACGGCGACAACAAGCGGCGCGTCGTCGGCACCCGCATCCCCTACGCGCCGGAGAACGAGGGGCAGGTCAGCTACGGGAACATCACCGTCAACACCGCCACCGACCTCTCCGTCAACACCGTCTTCGCCCAGATGGTCGTCGACGTCGGCACCGACAAGGTCAAGCAGACCGCCATCGCCCTCGGCATCCCCGAGAACACCCCGAACTTCGACCCGGGACCGGCCATGGCGCTGGGCACCATGCAGGCCAGCGTCCTGGACATGACCCAGGCCTACGCGACCCTCGCCGCCCACGGCCGCCGCACCCCGCACACCTTCGTCGAGAAGATCACCAAGGGGGGCGACACCATCGCGCTCCCGGCACGCGACCCCGCCCAGGCGGTCAGCCGCGAAGCCGCCGACACCACCACGTCCATGCTGGTCAGCGTCGTGGACAACGGCACCGGCACCGCCGCGCTCGCCGCCGGCCACCCGGCCGCCGGCAAGACGGGCACCGCCGAACTGGACCGCTCGGCCTGGTTCGCGGCGTACACCCCGAACCTGGTCACCGTCGTGTCGATGATGGGCCAGGACCCGGACACCGGCTCCCTGGAATCCCTCTACGGAGCCCTGGGCGAGGCCCGCATCGGGGGCGGCGGCTACCCGGCCCGGATCTGGGCCCAGTACACGAGGACGGCCCTGGCGGACAGCGACCCCGTGGAGTTCGACCTGGAACTCATGCCGGGCGCGAACCAGCCCCCTGTGCCCCCGCCCGTGAACACGGACCCGACCCCCTCCCAGGAGGAAACCCCGGGCGACCGCCCCACCGGCCGGCCGGGCCGCCCGACCCGGACCCCGTCGACGGGCGGGCAGACGAACGGGGGCCAGACGACGGGCGGACAGAACACGGGAGGCCAGACGAACGGGGGTCAGACGAACGGGGGCCAGACCACGGGCGGCCAAACCACCGGGGGCCAGACCACCGGGGGGCAAACCACGGGCGGCCAGACCACCGGAGGCGAAACCACCGGAGGCGAGACCGACGGCGGCGCCACGACGGGCACCCAAGGCGGCGCCACCGAGGGCCTGCGCCCACCGGCGGACCTACTGGAGTAG
- a CDS encoding ABC transporter permease has product MAGRAGLYGAVAAGGFRRYATYGTATAAGVFTNTVFGFILAYTYIALWDERPGLGGYDQSEALTFMWVSQALLAAGALIGGGFQEEFQERVRTGDIAVDLYRPADLQAWWLAGDLGRAGFQLLGRGVVPLVIGGLAFQLALPTAPLRWLLFLVSVFLGLVVSFALRYLLGLAAFWLMDGAGINMMATVVSIFFSGMLLPLTVFPGGFGEFVRVLPWAAMLQVPVDVLLGGGGGAGRTAGALGFQAAWAVVLLGLGRLVQAAATRKVVVQGG; this is encoded by the coding sequence ATGGCCGGGCGAGCCGGGCTCTACGGGGCGGTCGCGGCCGGGGGCTTTCGCCGGTACGCCACGTACGGGACGGCCACCGCGGCGGGGGTGTTCACCAACACCGTGTTCGGTTTCATCCTGGCCTACACGTACATCGCCCTCTGGGACGAGCGGCCCGGTCTCGGCGGCTACGACCAGTCCGAGGCCCTGACGTTCATGTGGGTCAGTCAGGCGCTCCTCGCCGCGGGGGCGCTGATCGGCGGCGGCTTCCAGGAGGAGTTCCAAGAGCGCGTCCGTACGGGTGACATCGCCGTCGACCTGTACCGTCCGGCCGATCTCCAGGCGTGGTGGCTCGCGGGTGATCTGGGGCGGGCGGGGTTTCAACTCCTGGGCCGTGGCGTAGTGCCGCTGGTGATCGGCGGGCTCGCCTTCCAACTGGCGCTGCCCACCGCTCCGCTGCGCTGGCTGCTCTTTCTGGTGTCCGTGTTCCTCGGGCTGGTGGTGAGCTTCGCCCTGCGCTACCTGCTGGGGCTGGCGGCCTTCTGGCTGATGGACGGGGCCGGGATCAACATGATGGCCACGGTCGTCTCCATCTTCTTCTCCGGGATGCTGCTGCCGCTGACCGTGTTTCCGGGCGGCTTCGGGGAGTTCGTGCGCGTCCTGCCGTGGGCGGCGATGCTGCAGGTGCCGGTGGACGTGCTGCTCGGCGGGGGCGGCGGGGCCGGGCGTACGGCCGGGGCGCTGGGTTTCCAGGCCGCGTGGGCGGTGGTGCTGCTCGGGCTGGGCCGGCTGGTGCAGGCGGCGGCGACGCGGAAGGTGGTGGTCCAGGGTGGCTGA
- a CDS encoding ABC transporter permease: MAERVVEGGSGVASPAGRAVDPGLLVPRRSRVLEGLRGYGLIAAMWIRSTMTYRTSFFLSTFGNAAITLLDFVAIMIMFSHVDELGGFSLPEIALLYGSCSASLGLADLLLGNTDRIGSRIRDGSLDTMLVRPVPVLAQVAADRFALRRLGRIAQGIAVLGWAVSELDQLHWTVGKVLMVPVMITAGAAIFGAVMVAGAAFQFLAGDAAEVQNSFTYGGCTMLQYPPTVFAKDLLRGVTFIVPLAFVNWLPALYVLGRPDPLGLPGWVAYASPLVAFVVFLPASLAWRAGVRSYRSTGS, translated from the coding sequence GTGGCTGAGCGCGTGGTGGAGGGCGGGTCCGGGGTGGCTTCACCGGCCGGACGGGCGGTGGATCCCGGGCTCCTGGTCCCGCGGCGCAGCCGGGTCCTGGAGGGGCTGCGCGGCTACGGGCTGATCGCCGCGATGTGGATCCGGTCGACGATGACGTACCGCACGTCCTTCTTCCTCTCGACCTTCGGCAACGCGGCCATCACGCTGCTGGACTTCGTCGCGATCATGATCATGTTCTCGCACGTCGACGAGCTGGGCGGCTTCTCACTGCCCGAGATCGCCCTGCTGTACGGGTCCTGCTCGGCCTCGCTGGGCCTGGCCGACCTGCTGCTCGGCAACACCGACCGGATCGGCTCCCGGATCCGTGACGGCTCCCTGGACACCATGCTGGTCCGCCCGGTCCCGGTGCTCGCCCAGGTCGCGGCGGACCGCTTCGCGCTGCGCCGACTGGGGCGGATCGCGCAGGGGATCGCGGTGCTGGGGTGGGCCGTATCCGAGCTGGACCAGCTGCACTGGACGGTCGGGAAGGTGCTGATGGTGCCCGTGATGATCACGGCCGGGGCGGCGATCTTCGGCGCGGTGATGGTGGCCGGGGCGGCCTTCCAGTTCCTCGCCGGGGACGCCGCGGAGGTGCAGAACAGCTTCACCTACGGCGGCTGCACCATGCTCCAGTACCCGCCGACCGTCTTCGCGAAGGACCTGCTGCGCGGGGTGACCTTCATCGTGCCGCTCGCCTTCGTCAACTGGCTGCCCGCGCTGTACGTGCTGGGCCGGCCCGATCCGCTGGGGCTGCCGGGGTGGGTGGCGTACGCGAGCCCGCTGGTGGCCTTCGTGGTGTTCCTTCCCGCGTCGCTGGCCTGGCGCGCGGGGGTCCGTTCGTACCGCAGTACGGGGAGCTAG
- a CDS encoding ABC transporter ATP-binding protein, which translates to MPDSDALISLHEVEKVFDVRRRVGLVRREKRQVRAVDGISFEVARGEMVGYIGPNGAGKSTTIKMLTGILTPSGGRLRVAGIDPARERMRLAHRIGVVFGQRTTLWWDLPLKDSYALMRRMYRIPPARFAQNMERCVDRLDLAELLDVPVRQLSLGQRMRGDIAAALLHDPDVLYLDEPTIGLDVVSKASVRGFLRQLNEELGTTVLLTTHDLQDIEQLCERVMVIDHGRLVYDGSLGGLHTAGGADGAAASERTLVVDLERELPPIEVAGARVVKVEGARQWLAFPARASAAPLVAAVAAEYPLLDLSVREPDIEDVIARMYAGRG; encoded by the coding sequence ATGCCGGATTCGGATGCGCTGATTTCACTGCACGAGGTCGAGAAGGTCTTCGACGTACGGCGCCGGGTGGGCCTGGTGCGCCGGGAGAAGCGGCAGGTCAGGGCCGTGGACGGGATCAGCTTCGAGGTGGCCCGGGGCGAGATGGTCGGCTACATCGGGCCCAACGGCGCCGGCAAGTCGACCACGATCAAGATGCTGACCGGCATCCTCACGCCGAGCGGCGGCCGGCTGCGGGTCGCCGGCATCGACCCGGCGCGGGAGCGGATGCGCCTGGCGCACCGGATCGGCGTGGTGTTCGGGCAGCGCACGACGCTGTGGTGGGACCTGCCGCTGAAGGACTCGTACGCGCTGATGCGGCGGATGTACCGGATCCCGCCGGCGCGGTTCGCGCAGAACATGGAGCGCTGCGTGGACCGGCTCGACCTCGCCGAACTGCTCGACGTACCCGTACGGCAGCTGTCGCTGGGGCAGCGGATGCGCGGGGACATCGCGGCGGCGCTGCTGCACGACCCCGACGTGCTGTACCTGGACGAGCCGACGATCGGGCTGGACGTGGTGAGCAAGGCGAGCGTACGGGGCTTCCTGCGGCAGCTGAACGAGGAGCTCGGCACGACGGTGCTGCTGACCACGCACGATCTGCAGGACATCGAGCAGCTGTGCGAGCGGGTGATGGTGATCGACCACGGACGGCTGGTGTACGACGGCTCGCTGGGCGGGCTGCACACGGCGGGCGGCGCGGACGGTGCGGCGGCGAGCGAGCGGACGCTGGTGGTGGACCTGGAGCGGGAGCTTCCGCCGATCGAGGTGGCGGGGGCGCGGGTGGTGAAGGTGGAGGGCGCCCGGCAGTGGCTGGCGTTCCCGGCGCGTGCTTCGGCGGCTCCTCTGGTGGCGGCGGTGGCGGCGGAGTATCCGCTGCTGGACCTGTCGGTGCGGGAGCCGGACATCGAGGACGTGATCGCGCGGATGTACGCGGGGCGGGGGTAG
- a CDS encoding DUF1707 SHOCT-like domain-containing protein yields the protein MSDERPEKSLPEKSRSEEPSSAESSGPSSAPLPELRASDADRERVVDRLRDAVAEGRLDMDEFEERLDAAYRSRTYAELEPLTRDLPAPGATAPIAAAPLTPVGLTKAVPAGSQAAWPTRIVGGGGAAGGPAMAVAVMSGFQRKGNWTVPARFHAVAFWGGGELDLREANFAEREVVINCVAIMGGIQIIVPPGVELDVRGIGVMGGFDQTDSPGPVEPGAPRVVVTGLAFWGGVEVKVKPPKQRAVSKQKPRKEL from the coding sequence ATGAGTGACGAGCGGCCTGAGAAGTCGTTGCCCGAGAAGTCGCGGTCCGAGGAGCCTTCGTCCGCGGAGTCGTCGGGGCCGTCGTCGGCGCCGCTGCCGGAGCTGCGGGCTTCGGACGCCGACCGGGAGCGGGTCGTGGACCGGCTGCGGGACGCCGTCGCCGAGGGCCGGCTCGACATGGACGAGTTCGAGGAGCGGCTGGACGCGGCCTACCGGTCCCGTACGTACGCCGAGCTCGAACCGCTGACGCGGGATCTGCCCGCGCCCGGCGCGACGGCTCCGATCGCGGCCGCCCCGCTGACTCCGGTCGGGCTGACGAAGGCGGTGCCGGCGGGGTCGCAGGCCGCCTGGCCGACCCGGATCGTGGGCGGCGGCGGGGCGGCGGGCGGCCCCGCCATGGCGGTGGCGGTCATGTCGGGCTTCCAGCGCAAGGGCAACTGGACCGTGCCCGCCCGGTTCCACGCGGTGGCGTTCTGGGGCGGCGGCGAGCTGGACCTGCGCGAGGCGAACTTCGCGGAGCGGGAGGTGGTGATCAACTGCGTCGCCATCATGGGCGGCATCCAGATCATCGTGCCGCCGGGCGTCGAGCTCGACGTACGGGGCATCGGCGTGATGGGCGGCTTCGACCAGACCGACAGCCCCGGCCCGGTGGAGCCGGGGGCTCCGCGGGTGGTCGTGACGGGCCTCGCCTTCTGGGGCGGGGTCGAGGTGAAGGTGAAGCCGCCGAAGCAGCGGGCGGTCTCGAAGCAGAAGCCGCGCAAGGAGCTGTAG
- a CDS encoding DUF445 domain-containing protein — MKRTATGLLVLVALIYVAAKWAEHAGAGGWAGYVAAGAEAGMVGALADWFAVTALFRRPLGLPIPHTAIIPTKKDQLGVSLGEFVGENFLSADVVRTRLHALGIGGRLGAWLAEPAHADRVTAELATALRGALTVLRDSDVQAVVGEAITRRAETAEIAPGIGKTLEKVVADGGHRRVVDLVCARAYDWLVTHAESVEAAVQGGAPGWTPRFVDRKIGDRVYKELLRFVQEMRDMPEHPARGAVDRFLADFAADLQSDTETRARVERLKSEILQREEIQDVIASTWTAVRSMIISAAEDERSALRLRVRSSLMSLGARLATDGRLQDKVEGWIEGAVVYVVTTYRTEITSLITDTVAGWDAEHTSRKIEAHIGRDLQFIRINGTVVGALAGLLIYTLSRAVGG; from the coding sequence ATGAAGCGGACCGCCACCGGCCTGCTGGTCCTGGTCGCGCTGATCTACGTGGCGGCGAAGTGGGCGGAGCACGCGGGCGCGGGCGGCTGGGCCGGGTACGTCGCGGCCGGGGCCGAGGCCGGCATGGTCGGCGCGCTCGCGGACTGGTTCGCCGTCACCGCCCTGTTCCGGCGGCCGCTCGGCCTGCCCATCCCGCACACCGCGATCATCCCGACGAAGAAGGACCAGCTCGGCGTCTCGCTCGGCGAGTTCGTCGGGGAGAACTTCCTCTCCGCCGACGTGGTGCGTACGAGGCTGCACGCCCTCGGCATCGGCGGCCGGCTCGGCGCCTGGCTGGCCGAGCCCGCACACGCCGACCGGGTCACGGCGGAGCTGGCCACCGCCCTGCGCGGGGCGCTGACGGTCCTGCGGGACTCCGATGTACAGGCCGTCGTGGGCGAGGCGATCACGCGGCGGGCCGAGACGGCGGAGATCGCGCCGGGGATCGGCAAGACGCTGGAGAAGGTCGTCGCGGACGGCGGCCACCGCCGGGTCGTGGACCTGGTGTGCGCGCGGGCGTACGACTGGCTGGTCACCCACGCCGAGTCGGTGGAGGCGGCGGTGCAGGGCGGGGCGCCCGGCTGGACCCCGAGGTTCGTGGACCGCAAGATCGGCGACCGCGTCTACAAGGAACTGCTCCGCTTCGTCCAGGAGATGCGGGACATGCCGGAGCACCCGGCGCGCGGGGCGGTGGACCGCTTCCTCGCGGACTTCGCGGCGGACCTCCAGTCGGACACGGAGACGCGGGCGCGGGTGGAGCGCCTGAAGTCGGAGATCTTGCAGCGCGAGGAGATCCAGGACGTGATCGCCTCCACCTGGACGGCGGTCCGCTCGATGATCATCTCGGCGGCGGAAGACGAGCGGAGCGCGCTGCGCCTGCGGGTCCGTTCCTCGCTGATGTCCCTGGGCGCCAGGCTGGCCACGGACGGTCGCCTCCAGGACAAGGTGGAGGGCTGGATCGAGGGCGCGGTGGTCTACGTGGTCACCACGTACCGCACGGAGATCACCTCGCTGATCACGGACACGGTGGCGGGCTGGGACGCGGAGCACACCTCGCGCAAGATCGAGGCCCACATCGGCCGCGACCTCCAGTTCATCCGCATCAACGGCACGGTGGTCGGCGCTTTGGCGGGCCTCCTGATCTACACGCTGTCGCGGGCGGTGGGCGGGTAG
- a CDS encoding RNA-guided endonuclease InsQ/TnpB family protein — translation MIDVQLRYQYRVYPTPGQALRARRVFGCRRVVWNDALAVVKPIKASNKLLGSPKTRIAEGPYGQIPRNPALSQKLVTVGKKTLERAFLSDAPVGVLQQTLRDFDKAWAAHEDSKTGKRKGPRVGPPRFKTRRDSRQTARFTRSDRWSITEDGLLRLPKIGDIEVKWSRDLPSDASSVTLIKDRSDRYFVSFVVESDPAADVLPPVDGDQGIDLGLTRFAVLADGSHIASPKYLRRAEKKLKKRQRELSRKAKGSSNRDKARIKVARAHATVADARRNFHHQWSHKLTRENQAVFAETLNVRGLARTRLAKSVHDAGWSQFLMFCEYKAIRRGRSFVKVAREFPSSQICSACGHRDGPKPLHVRAWTCRNCGARHDRDWNAGKNIHN, via the coding sequence GTGATCGACGTGCAGCTTCGCTACCAGTACCGCGTCTACCCGACGCCCGGTCAGGCACTTCGCGCCCGCCGAGTATTCGGGTGCCGACGTGTGGTCTGGAACGATGCACTGGCGGTCGTCAAGCCGATCAAGGCGTCGAACAAGCTGCTCGGCAGCCCCAAGACCCGGATCGCTGAGGGCCCCTACGGGCAGATCCCGAGGAACCCGGCTCTCTCCCAGAAGCTGGTCACTGTCGGGAAGAAGACCCTGGAGCGTGCGTTCCTGTCGGATGCGCCGGTCGGCGTCCTCCAGCAGACTTTGCGGGATTTCGACAAGGCGTGGGCGGCGCACGAGGACTCCAAGACGGGCAAGCGCAAGGGTCCCAGGGTTGGGCCGCCCCGGTTCAAGACACGGCGCGACAGCCGGCAGACGGCCCGCTTCACCCGCTCCGACCGCTGGTCGATCACCGAGGATGGCCTGCTACGGCTGCCGAAGATTGGTGACATCGAGGTCAAGTGGAGCCGGGATCTGCCATCGGACGCGTCGTCGGTCACCTTGATCAAGGACCGTTCCGACCGGTATTTCGTCTCGTTCGTGGTCGAGTCCGACCCGGCCGCCGACGTTCTTCCGCCCGTGGACGGGGACCAGGGCATCGATCTGGGCCTGACCCGCTTCGCGGTCCTCGCGGACGGCTCTCACATTGCTAGCCCGAAGTACCTGCGCCGGGCGGAGAAGAAGCTGAAGAAGCGGCAGCGGGAACTGTCGCGCAAGGCGAAGGGATCAAGCAACCGGGACAAGGCCCGGATCAAGGTCGCCCGTGCACACGCCACCGTGGCTGATGCGCGCCGCAACTTCCATCACCAGTGGTCTCACAAGCTGACGCGCGAAAACCAAGCCGTCTTCGCGGAGACTCTGAACGTGCGTGGACTGGCGCGTACCCGGCTGGCCAAGAGCGTGCATGATGCGGGCTGGTCACAGTTCCTCATGTTCTGTGAGTACAAGGCGATCCGGCGCGGCCGGTCCTTCGTCAAGGTCGCCCGCGAGTTCCCCAGTTCCCAGATCTGTTCCGCCTGCGGGCACCGGGACGGCCCCAAGCCACTGCATGTCCGGGCGTGGACGTGCCGCAATTGTGGCGCGCGGCATGATCGTGACTGGAACGCAGGCAAGAACATCCATAATTAA
- a CDS encoding GNAT family N-acetyltransferase codes for MICYGQAVLDLADELVDAYADVFSAPPWNEDEETIRQFATRLPADARRRGFRTAFIQSATGIDGFATGWITPAAFPKNRAYAQVAAQLGSARVKELLTGALEIDELAVRPYARGRGTARDLLTEITTDAPDRRAWLLTSRLAKNTVATYRRLGWHEVTPLPGTETGVIVFLSPDHPNRAA; via the coding sequence GTGATTTGCTACGGACAGGCCGTCCTCGACCTCGCGGACGAACTGGTCGACGCCTACGCCGACGTCTTCTCCGCCCCGCCGTGGAACGAAGACGAAGAAACCATTCGCCAGTTCGCTACCCGCCTCCCGGCCGACGCCCGGCGCCGTGGTTTCCGTACTGCCTTCATCCAGTCCGCCACCGGCATCGACGGCTTCGCCACGGGCTGGATCACCCCGGCGGCCTTCCCGAAGAACCGCGCGTACGCCCAGGTCGCGGCGCAGCTCGGCTCGGCCCGAGTGAAGGAACTCCTCACCGGGGCGCTGGAGATAGACGAACTCGCGGTACGCCCCTACGCGCGCGGCCGCGGCACCGCCCGGGACCTCCTCACCGAGATCACCACCGACGCCCCGGACCGCCGCGCCTGGCTGCTGACCAGCCGGCTGGCCAAGAACACGGTGGCCACGTACCGCCGCCTGGGCTGGCACGAGGTCACCCCCCTTCCCGGGACGGAGACGGGCGTCATCGTTTTCCTGTCCCCGGACCACCCGAACCGGGCGGCGTAA
- a CDS encoding very short patch repair endonuclease translates to MSRQKSKDTGIEMALRRALHASGLRYRVHRRPAKGVRREADIVFGPTRIAVFVDGCFWHGCPEHVTWPRRNAEFWRAKIEGNRARDRDTDVRLAELGWLSLRVWEHESPDEAALRIAAAVAGRRAARGSVSQ, encoded by the coding sequence ATGAGCCGGCAGAAGAGCAAGGACACCGGGATCGAAATGGCCCTGCGGCGCGCATTGCACGCGTCGGGGTTGCGATACCGGGTGCATCGGCGTCCGGCGAAGGGAGTGCGACGCGAAGCCGACATCGTCTTTGGGCCCACACGGATCGCCGTCTTCGTCGACGGCTGCTTCTGGCACGGATGTCCCGAGCATGTGACGTGGCCTCGGCGAAACGCCGAGTTCTGGCGAGCCAAGATCGAGGGCAACCGGGCGCGCGACCGCGACACCGACGTGCGCCTGGCCGAGTTGGGCTGGTTGTCGCTCCGCGTGTGGGAACACGAGAGCCCCGACGAAGCCGCCCTCCGTATCGCCGCAGCGGTCGCGGGACGGCGGGCAGCTCGAGGCTCCGTATCGCAGTGA